A genomic stretch from Argiope bruennichi chromosome 2, qqArgBrue1.1, whole genome shotgun sequence includes:
- the LOC129961661 gene encoding uncharacterized protein LOC129961661 codes for MKNFYVQLFTLLILLMCNFLVGLIPFIALRVIGRLTGSSHAASQRNRVLSFFLHMGGGVFMSVCLLILMPESRQQFEEYERDHHKEHTQNTTDGTAHEEHHQEEFPIPEFVVLCGFFATFAVEEALHYILYHCKRKQSSTDHRVRRFCSCAKRHTECSRTFKAEKPEQTMFGREKRQSQNNSDLSGLSEQTASTANLLQSSILAQPVPNYGSVTNMADPRPNETVPVLAAPVVIANNGNVTFVRRLQDLSSPVTTSTSNVLLVIALSLYALIQGATIGLLTQSSPWTTLLVTCFQQSILVFIIGWVGVAQKEHYMPVVVYVAVMSLMSPFGISLSMFNEQNINDIPSIVSGVSKAIVCGSLLYLTFCDLLRRRSLKESPHIERFAGFTLGAAIMAALEYISIIV; via the exons ATGAAAAATTTCTACGTGCAGCTTTTCACTCTTTTGATTCTATTGATGTGCAACTTCTTGGTCGGCCTCATTCCTTTCATTGCCTTGCGGGTGATTGGACGCCTGACTGGAAGCAGCCATGCAGCCAGCCAGAGGAATCGTGTCCTCTCCTTCTTCTTACACATGGGCGGAGGAGTCTTCATGTCCGTCTGTCTCCTCATCCTCATGCCAGAATCTCGACAACAATTCGAAGAATACGAAAGGGATCATCACAAAGAGCATACAC AGAACACCACAGATGGAACAGCCCACGAAGAGCATCATCAAGAGGAGTTTCCCATTCCTGAATTTGTGGTCCTGTGTGGCTTCTTCGCCACGTTCGCTGTGGAGGAGGCTCTGCATTACATTCTTTACCACTGCAAGAGGAAGCAATCGAGTACCGACCACAGAGTCAGAAGATTCTGCAGCTGCGCCAAAAGACACACTGAATGCAGCAGAACTTTCAAGGCCGAGAAACCTGAACAGACCATGTTTGGCCGCGAGAAGAGGCAAAGTCAAAATAATTCAGATCTTTCTgg GTTGTCAGAGCAAACTGCAAGCACTGCGAATCTTCTTCAATCATCCATATTGGCACAGCCAGTGCCTAATTACGGCAGTGTCACAAATATGGCTGACCCAAGACCCAACGAAACAGTTCCAGTTCTAGCAGCGCCGGTGGTCATTGCTAACAACGGTAACGTCACATTTGTACGGCGGCTCCAAGACTTATCATCACCTGTGACCACTTCTACCAGCAATGTCTTATTAGTAATTGCGTTGTCGCTTTACGCCCTAATTCAGGGGGCAACCATTGGACTTCTGACACAATCGTCACCATGGACAACCCTCTTAGTGACCTGTTTTCAACAATCCATTCTGGTTTTCATTATTGGATGGGTGGGCGTTGCTCAGAAAGAGCATTACATGCCGGTGGTGGTATATGTTGCGGTCATGTCTCTCATGTCGCCTTTCGGCATTAGTCTCTCTAtgtttaatgaacaaaatataaatgacaTACCGTCCATAGTCAGTGGAGTGTCCAAGGCTATTGTTTGTGGCTCTCTTTTGTATCTGACTTTCTGTGACTTGTTAAGACGGAGGAGCTTGAAAGAATCTCCTCATATTGAACGGTTTGCAGGATTCACCTTAGGTGCAGCGATAATGGCTGCCCTGGAGTATATTTCCATTATCGTATGA